One region of Gossypium raimondii isolate GPD5lz chromosome 6, ASM2569854v1, whole genome shotgun sequence genomic DNA includes:
- the LOC105773050 gene encoding putative glycerol-3-phosphate transporter 5 yields MRSNTPSLAPGFTLFPSLKPPHTTLFFHQIFVLILTFLAYASFHASRKPPSIVKSVLGPTVQTDSTSNNTGWAPFNGPEGTHRLGELDLAFLTSYAIGMYFAGHVGDRIDLRLFLVFGMMGSGILTIIFGFGYWFDVHLLGYFIGVQVICGVFQSIGWPCVVSVVGNWFGKEKRGLIMGVWTSHTSVGNIIGSVVASGVLEFGWGWSFLVPGILIIVVGILVFCFLVVSPDDLGFEMMSSGKEIEMCVGEENVANLEKVESEEAGLLENKDSDSLAAIGFLEAWRLPGVAPFSFCLFFSKLVAYTFLYWLPFYIRHTAVAGVHLSHKTAGILSTIFDIGGVLGGVLAGFISDVIDARAVTSVTFLLLSIPALILYRIYGSVSMVTNIGLMFLSGLLVNGPYSLITTAVAADLGTQDLIKGNSRALATVTAIIDGTGSVGAALGPLLAGYISTRGWNSVFLMLIFAIFFASIFLVRVAKTEIGRMVSEGKELGSSVTAS; encoded by the exons ATGCGATCTAACACTCCAAGCCTAGCTCCTGGATTCACCCTTTTCCCTTCCCTAAAACCTCCCCACACAACCCTTTTCTTCCACCAAATCTTCGTCTTGATTCTCACTTTCTTAGCCTACGCCTCTTTCCATGCTTCCCGGAAACCCCCCAGCATTGTGAAAAGCGTCTTAGGACCCACTGTTCAAACAGATTCTACCTCTAACAACACCGGATGGGCCCCGTTCAACGGCCCCGAAGGAACCCATCGGCTGGGTGAGCTTGATCTTGCATTTTTAACATCATATGCTATAGGGATGTATTTTGCTGGACATGTAGGTGATAGGATTGATTTAAGGCTTTTTCTTGTGTTTGGAATGATGGGTAGTGGCATTTTGACGATAATTTTTGGGTTTGGCTATTGGTTTGATGTTCATTTGTTGGGTTATTTTATTGGAGTTCAAGTTATTTGTGGGGTTTTTCAATCTATAGGGTGGCCTTGTGTGGTTTCTGTTGTAGGGAATTGGTTTGGGAAGGAGAAGAGAGGGTTGATTATGGGGGTTTGGACTTCACATACATCTGTTGGGAATATTATTGGGTCTGTTGTGGCTTCTGGGGTTTTGGAGTTTGGTTGGGGTTGGTCTTTTTTGGTGCCCGGGATTTTGATTATTGTAGTTGGGATTTTGGTTTTTTGTTTCTTAGTGGTGAGCCCTGATGATTTGGGGTTTGAAATGATGTCGTCTGGAAAAGAGATTGAGATGTGTGTGGGGGAAGAAAATGTGGCGAATTTAGAAAAAGTGGAATCAGAGGAAGCAGGGTTGCTCGAGAACAAGGATTCTGATTCCCTGGCTGCCATTGGATTCTTGGAGGCATGGAGGTTGCCAGGTGTGGCACCATTTTCTTTCTGCCTCTTCTTCTCCAAGTTGGTGGCTTATACATTTTTGTATTGGTTGCCCTTCTACATAAGACACACAG CCGTTGCAGGAGTGCATTTGTCCCATAAAACTGCTGGGATCCTCTCTACAATATTCGATATTGGAGGAGTCTTAGGTGGGGTGCTAGCAGGTTTCATTTCGGATGTCATTGATGCTCGTGCAGTTACTTCGGTTACTTTCTTATTACTATCAATTCCTGCACTCATTTTGTACCGGATTTATGGAAGTGTCTCTATGGTTACCAATATAGGATTGATGTTTCTCTCTGGGTTGCTAGTGAATGGGCCTTATTCACTAATTACAACAGCTGTTGCTGCTGATCTTGGTACCCAGGACTTGATTAAAGGAAACTCCCGTGCATTAGCTACAGTGACAGCAATCATAGATGGCACTGGCTCTGTGGGAGCAGCTCTTGGGCCCCTTTTGGCTGGGTATATATCCACTAGGGGTTGGAATAGTGTATTTCTTATGCTAATTTTTGCTATATTCTTTGCTAGTATATTCTTGGTTCGTGTTGCAAAAACCGAGATTGGAAGGATGGTAAGTGAGGGGAAAGAGCTTGGTAGTAGTGTGACTGCAAGTTGA